A window of the Ipomoea triloba cultivar NCNSP0323 chromosome 14, ASM357664v1 genome harbors these coding sequences:
- the LOC116003779 gene encoding 40S ribosomal protein S3a-like, whose translation MAVGKNKRISKGKKGGKKKAADPFAKKDWYDIKAPSVFTTRNIGKTLVTRTQGTKIASEGLKHRVFEVSLADLQGDEDHAFRKIRLRAEDVQGRNVLTNFWGMDFTTDKLRSLVRKWQSLIEAHVDVKTTDSYTLRMFCIGFTKKRVNQQKRTCYAQSSQIRQIRRKMREIMVNQAQSCDLKDLVQKFIPESIGRDIEKATSSIYPLQNVFIRKVKILKAPKFDLGKLMEVHGDYSEDVGVKVDRAADEPIAEAAEPVGA comes from the exons ATGGCAGTCGG CAAGAACAAGAGGATTTCCAAGGGGAAGAAGGGAGGAAAAAAGAAGGC TGCGGATCCTTTTGCTAAGAAGGACTGGTATGACATTAAGGCTCCCTCCGTATTCACCACCAGAAACATCGGCAAAACTCTTGTTACCCGTACTCAGGGTACCAAG ATTGCCTCAGAAGGTCTGAAGCACCGTGTCTTTGAGGTATCATTGGCTGATCTTCAGGGTGATGAGGATCATGCCTTCAGGAAGATTCGGTTGAGAGCTGAGGATGTTCAAGGAAGGAATGTCCTTACAAACTTCTGG GGTATGGACTTCACAACTGATAAATTGAGGTCACTAGTGAGGAAGTGGCAATCATTGATTGAGGCTCATGTTGATGTTAAAACTACCGACAGTTATACATTGAGAATGTTCTGCATTGGCTTTACCAAGAAGCGTGTTAACCAGCAAAAGAGGACATGCTATGCTCAGTCCAGCCAGATCCGTCAG ATTCGTCGCAAGATGCGTGAAATCATGGTTAACCAGGCACAATCATGTGATCTGAAGGACTTGGTCCAAAAGTTCATTCCTGAATCAATTGGCAGGGACATTGAGAAGGCCACTTCTAGCATCTATCCTCTGCAGAATGTGTTCATTCGCAAAGTCAAGATCTTGAAAGCTCCCAAGTTTGACCTTGGCAAGTTGATGGAG GTCCATGGTGACTATTCAGAAGATGTTGGTGTGAAGGTGGACAGGGCGGCTGATGAGCCAATTGCTGAGGCAGCTGAACCAGTAGGAGCTTAA
- the LOC116003788 gene encoding probable serine/threonine-protein kinase PBL18, with translation MGICMGKSAKLAHASSSLFPDSKTSLDSEKKGSARYGQQRLNGRSTSTTTTSDHDLSISTYLKPFTFNDLKTATRNFRSDSLLGEGGFGFVFKGWIDEKTLAPCKPGTGMVVAVKKLKPESFQGHREWVAEVNYLGQLHHKNLVKLIGYCTESENRLLVYEFMPKGSLENHLFRKGVQLMTWTTRMRIAVDVARGLSFLHSLDANVIYRDLKASNILLDSDFNARLSDFGLARDGPSGDRTHVSTRVVGTQGYAAPEYVATGHLTTKNDVYSFGVVLLELLSGRRAMGDENAGGAAQETLVDWALPFLSDSRKVMRIMDSRLGGQYPKKGAQAAAALALKCLHIDPRARPCMPDVLAALEQLPAPKDVVSMDAPPKLQSHVNDKLIHPQKLNRLQ, from the exons ATGGGTATTTGCATGGGGAAATCTGCTAAGCTTGCTCATGCTTCTTCTAGTTTATTCCCTG ATTCTAAGACTTCCCTTGACAGTGAGAAGAAGGGATCAGCTCGTTATGGTCAGCAAAGACTTAATGGAAGATCAACCAGTACTACTACAACTTCCGATCATGATCTCTCTATCTCCACCTACCTCAAGCCTTTTACCTTCAATGACCTCAAAACTGCCACTAGGAACTTCCGTTCGGATAGTCTGCTTGGTGAGGGAGGATTTGGCTTTGTTTTCAAAGGATGGATAGACGAGAAGACTTTGGCGCCCTGCAAACCTGGGACTGGGATGGTTGTGGCTGTAAAGAAACTTAAGCCGGAAAGCTTCCAAGGTCATCGAGAATGGGTT GCAGAGGTTAACTACTTAGGCCAGCTACACCACAAGAATCTTGTGAAGTTGATTGGGTATTGCACCGAATCTGAAAATAGACTCCTGGTTTACGAATTCATGCCAAAAGGAAGCTTGGAAAATCATCTATTCCGAA AAGGAGTTCAACTTATGACTTGGACTACCCGAATGCGTATTGCAGTTGATGTTGCACGGGGACTTTCTTTCTTACACAGCTTGGATGCCAATGTGATCTACCGCGATCTTAAGGCTTCCAACATTCTTCTGGACTCG GACTTCAACGCGAGGCTGTCAGATTTTGGCCTTGCAAGAGATGGTCCCAGCGGGGATAGAACTCATGTTTCGACTAGGGTGGTAGGAACACAGGGCTATGCTGCACCAGAATATGTAGCAACAG GTCACTTGACAACAAAAAACGACGTATACAGCTTTGGGGTTGTCTTGTTGGAGCTCTTATCAGGGAGAAGAGCAATGGGGGACGAGAATGCCGGGGGTGCTGCACAAGAAACTTTGGTGGATTGGGCATTGCCATTCCTAAGCGATAGCCGGAAAGTTATGAGAATCATGGACTCGAGATTGGGCGGGCAGTATCCCAAGAAAGGCGCCCAAGCTGCCGCTGCTCTTGCATTGAAGTGTCTCCATATAGACCCGAGGGCTCGGCCTTGCATGCCAGATGTTCTTGCTGCTCTGGAACAGCTTCCAGCACCAAAGGATGTGGTCTCCATGGATGCACCACCCAAGTTACAGAGCCATGTAAATGACAAGCTGATTCATCCTCAAAAACTTAATAGACTGCAGTAA
- the LOC116004502 gene encoding CBL-interacting serine/threonine-protein kinase 3-like isoform X1, protein MSQSKIKRRVGKYEVGRTIGEGTFAKVKFGRNSETGDPVALKILDKDKVLKHKMAEQIKREIATMKLIRHPNVVRLYEVLGSKTKIYIVLEFVTGGELFDKIVNHGRMKEDEARKYFQQLINAVDYCHSRGVFHRDLKPENLLLDASGNLKVSDFGLSALSQQVRDDGLLHTTCGTPNYVAPEVLNDQGYDGSTADLWSCGVILFVLLAGYLPFDDSNLVNLYKKISCAEFTCPPWFSFGAMKLITKILDPNPVTRITIPEILEDEWFKKDYKPPVFDEKEDANLDDVEAVFQDSEEHHVTEKKEEQPTSMNAFELISMSKGLNLGNLFDEQGFKRETRFTSKRPANEIISKIEEAAKPLGFDVQKKNYKMRLENIKAGRKGNLNVATEVFQVAPSLHMVEVRKAKGDTLEFHKFYKNLSTCLDDVVWRTEEDMQETK, encoded by the exons ATGAGTCAGTCCAAAATCAAGCGAAGAGTTGGTAAATATGAAGTGGGAAGGACGATAGGCGAGGGAACATTTGCAAAAGTTAAGTTTGGAAGGAATTCTGAGACAGGAGATCCTGTTGCTCTCAAGATTCTTGACAAGGATAAGGTCCTTAAGCACAAAATGGCAGAACAG ATTAAGCGGGAAATTGCTACAATGAAGTTGATAAGACATCCAAATGTTGTTCGCTTGTACGAG GTTCTGGGAAGCAAGACCAAAATATACATTGTTTTGGAATTTGTTACTGGTGGAGAGCTTTTCGACAAAATT GTAAATCATGGGCGGATGAAGGAAGACGAGGCTAGGAAGTATTTTCAACAACTTATTAACGCAGTTGATTATTGCCATAGCCGAGGAGTCTTCCACCGAGATCTAAAG CCGGAAAATTTATTGTTGGATGCTTCTGGAAACCTCAAAGTTTCTGATTTTGGATTGAGCGCTCTGTCCCAGCAAGTCAGG GATGACGGGTTACTTCACACAACATGTGGGACTCCAAACTATGTTGCTCCCGAG GTTCTCAATGATCAAGGCTATGATGGTTCAACTGCCGATCTCTGGTCCTGTGGAGTTATTCTCTTTGTATTGCTCGCTGGGTACTTGCCTTTCGACGATTCTAATCTTGTGAACTTGTATAAAAAA ATTTCTTGTGCTGAATTTACTTGCCCACCATGGTTCTCTTTTGGTGCCATGAAGTTAATTACCAAAATCTTGGATCCGAACCCTGTAACC CGTATTACAATTCCCGAAATTCTGGAAGATGAATGGTTTAAGAAAGATTACAAACCACCTGTTTTTGACGAGAAAGAAGATGCAAACCTCGACGATGTTGAAGCTGTTTTTCAGGATTCTGAA GAGCATCATGTAACAGAGAAAAAGGAAGAGCAGCCAACTTCTATGAATGCATTCGAGTTAATTTCTATGTCTAAAGGACTCAACCTCGGGAATCTATTTGATGAGCAG GGATTCAAGAGAGAAACAAGGTTCACGTCTAAACGCCCAGCCAACGAGATAATCAGCAAGATTGAAGAAGCTGCAAAGCCCCTCGGCTTTGATGTTCAGAAAAAGAACTACAAG ATGCGGTTAGAAAACATAAAAGCgggaagaaaaggaaatctTAATGTTGCAACCGAG GTATTCCAAGTTGCTCCTTCTCTGCATATGGTTGAAGTGAGAAAAGCAAAAGGGGACACATTGGAATTCCACAAG TTCTACAAAAATCTTTCAACCTGCCTCGATGACGTGGTATGGCGAACCGAAGAAGACATGCAAGAAACAAAGTAG
- the LOC116004502 gene encoding CBL-interacting serine/threonine-protein kinase 3-like isoform X2 — MSQSKIKRRVGKYEVGRTIGEGTFAKVKFGRNSETGDPVALKILDKDKVLKHKMAEQIKREIATMKLIRHPNVVRLYEVLGSKTKIYIVLEFVTGGELFDKIVNHGRMKEDEARKYFQQLINAVDYCHSRGVFHRDLKPENLLLDASGNLKVSDFGLSALSQQVRDDGLLHTTCGTPNYVAPEVLNDQGYDGSTADLWSCGVILFVLLAGYLPFDDSNLVNLYKKISCAEFTCPPWFSFGAMKLITKILDPNPVTRITIPEILEDEWFKKDYKPPVFDEKEDANLDDVEAVFQDSEEHHVTEKKEEQPTSMNAFELISMSKGLNLGNLFDEQGFKRETRFTSKRPANEIISKIEEAAKPLGFDVQKKNYKMRLENIKAGRKGNLNVATEVFQVAPSLHMVEVRKAKGDTLEFHKFNYQLKLLV, encoded by the exons ATGAGTCAGTCCAAAATCAAGCGAAGAGTTGGTAAATATGAAGTGGGAAGGACGATAGGCGAGGGAACATTTGCAAAAGTTAAGTTTGGAAGGAATTCTGAGACAGGAGATCCTGTTGCTCTCAAGATTCTTGACAAGGATAAGGTCCTTAAGCACAAAATGGCAGAACAG ATTAAGCGGGAAATTGCTACAATGAAGTTGATAAGACATCCAAATGTTGTTCGCTTGTACGAG GTTCTGGGAAGCAAGACCAAAATATACATTGTTTTGGAATTTGTTACTGGTGGAGAGCTTTTCGACAAAATT GTAAATCATGGGCGGATGAAGGAAGACGAGGCTAGGAAGTATTTTCAACAACTTATTAACGCAGTTGATTATTGCCATAGCCGAGGAGTCTTCCACCGAGATCTAAAG CCGGAAAATTTATTGTTGGATGCTTCTGGAAACCTCAAAGTTTCTGATTTTGGATTGAGCGCTCTGTCCCAGCAAGTCAGG GATGACGGGTTACTTCACACAACATGTGGGACTCCAAACTATGTTGCTCCCGAG GTTCTCAATGATCAAGGCTATGATGGTTCAACTGCCGATCTCTGGTCCTGTGGAGTTATTCTCTTTGTATTGCTCGCTGGGTACTTGCCTTTCGACGATTCTAATCTTGTGAACTTGTATAAAAAA ATTTCTTGTGCTGAATTTACTTGCCCACCATGGTTCTCTTTTGGTGCCATGAAGTTAATTACCAAAATCTTGGATCCGAACCCTGTAACC CGTATTACAATTCCCGAAATTCTGGAAGATGAATGGTTTAAGAAAGATTACAAACCACCTGTTTTTGACGAGAAAGAAGATGCAAACCTCGACGATGTTGAAGCTGTTTTTCAGGATTCTGAA GAGCATCATGTAACAGAGAAAAAGGAAGAGCAGCCAACTTCTATGAATGCATTCGAGTTAATTTCTATGTCTAAAGGACTCAACCTCGGGAATCTATTTGATGAGCAG GGATTCAAGAGAGAAACAAGGTTCACGTCTAAACGCCCAGCCAACGAGATAATCAGCAAGATTGAAGAAGCTGCAAAGCCCCTCGGCTTTGATGTTCAGAAAAAGAACTACAAG ATGCGGTTAGAAAACATAAAAGCgggaagaaaaggaaatctTAATGTTGCAACCGAG GTATTCCAAGTTGCTCCTTCTCTGCATATGGTTGAAGTGAGAAAAGCAAAAGGGGACACATTGGAATTCCACAAG ttcAACTATCAGCTCAAGCTTTTAGTTTAG
- the LOC116004031 gene encoding uncharacterized protein LOC116004031: MGDFNDVLHPDEKRGGNPQPRRVMEGFSEAVETTSLKDYAFEGYQFTWERSKGTPNWVEAKLDRILTSDAWCDLYPNAQASSVVVSKSDHLPLFLEIIPSTNPSHRNRFRFENLWLRDTTSREIMIESWARSRDSHLIDRVERCGKAIWR; the protein is encoded by the coding sequence ATGGGGGACTTCAACGATGTGCTTCATCCAGATGAGAAGAGGGGTGGAAATCCACAACCTAGAAGAGTAATGGAGGGTTTTTCTGAAGCAGTTGAGACTACAAGCTTAAAGGATTATGCCTTCGAGGGTTATCAATTCACTTGGGAAAGATCGAAGGGTACACCGAATTGGGTCGAAGCTAAGCTTGACAGAATCCTGACCTCAGACGCCTGGTGTGATCTTTACCCTAATGCGCAAGCTTCATCGGTGGTTGTCTCCAAAAGTGACCACCTCCCACTGTTTCTGGAAATCATTCCTTCCACCAACCCAAGTCATAGAAATCGGTTTAGATTTGAGAACTTATGGCTCAGAGACACCACGAGCAGAGAAATCATGATTGAAAGTTGGGCTCGGTCTAGAGACTCTCACCTAATTGATAGAGTGGAGAGGTGTGGCAAGGCAATATGGAGATGA